One genomic region from Spiroplasma endosymbiont of Polydrusus cervinus encodes:
- the dnaN gene encoding DNA polymerase III subunit beta codes for MIVNIKKDKILDELLKVSHIISQKTLIPSLLGILIEVKKDKITFTTSDGDTSIKSEIIGNDLNITRIGSVLIKNKFIVEVIRKIEDEFITLEVVEGNLIKIKANNFDSILNTLNSADYPHLSFEIEGKEIIFTSAILKEIISQTSFAIGEKEKRIVFNGLNLKTNQSNKELIITATDSFRLSCKKIEYNNNYDFDVIIPGKFINEIGRLISENDQEIKIKITDKSVSVIVNNTIVQTKIIEGKYPDTSKVIPNVFNTSLTINNRELIKIIERASVLSNEAMKTIVTLKIKEQKVLVTSFTQEIGNTEEEIKEFKVEGADQTIAFNSKYILDALKAFKTKEITIKMIDETKPLIITANDDPALQQLVLPIRSY; via the coding sequence ATGATTGTAAACATTAAAAAAGATAAGATATTAGATGAACTATTGAAAGTAAGCCACATAATCTCTCAAAAAACATTAATTCCTTCATTATTAGGAATTTTAATTGAAGTTAAAAAAGACAAGATTACTTTTACTACTTCTGATGGTGATACTTCAATTAAATCCGAAATTATTGGTAATGATTTAAATATTACTCGAATTGGTAGTGTCTTAATTAAAAATAAATTTATTGTTGAAGTTATTCGTAAAATTGAAGATGAATTTATTACATTGGAAGTTGTTGAAGGCAATTTAATTAAAATTAAAGCCAATAACTTTGATTCAATTTTAAATACATTAAATTCAGCCGATTATCCTCATTTGTCATTTGAGATAGAAGGAAAAGAAATTATTTTTACAAGTGCTATATTAAAAGAAATTATTTCACAAACAAGTTTTGCAATTGGGGAAAAAGAAAAAAGAATTGTTTTTAATGGATTAAATTTAAAAACAAATCAAAGTAATAAAGAATTAATAATTACGGCCACTGATTCATTTCGATTGTCATGTAAGAAAATTGAATATAATAATAATTATGATTTTGATGTTATTATTCCGGGAAAATTTATTAATGAAATTGGCCGTTTAATTTCGGAAAATGATCAAGAAATTAAAATAAAAATTACAGATAAATCAGTTAGTGTAATTGTTAATAACACAATTGTTCAAACAAAAATTATTGAAGGAAAATATCCAGATACAAGTAAAGTTATTCCAAATGTATTTAATACTTCATTAACAATTAATAATCGCGAATTAATTAAAATTATTGAGCGAGCTAGCGTTTTATCAAATGAAGCAATGAAGACAATTGTTACCTTAAAAATAAAGGAACAAAAAGTTTTAGTTACTTCATTTACCCAAGAAATTGGTAATACAGAAGAAGAAATTAAGGAGTTTAAAGTTGAAGGGGCAGATCAAACTATTGCTTTTAATTCAAAGTATATTCTTGATGCTTTGAAAGCTTTTAAAACAAAAGAAATTACCATTAAAATGATTGATGAAACAAAACCATTAATTATTACTGCGAATGATGATCCTGCCTTACAACAATTAGTTTTACCAATCCGATCATATTAA
- the gyrB gene encoding DNA topoisomerase (ATP-hydrolyzing) subunit B, protein MGDNYSSESIQILEGLEAVQKRPGMYIGATNVRGLHHLVWEIIDNSIDEVLVNFANKIKIIINKDQSITIVDNGRGIPIEIHPKTNVSTVETVFTILHAGGKFDSNTYKISGGLHGVGASVVNALSKYLKVEVKKNNKEYVMEFHNGGKILTPVKESGPTSETGTTVTFLPDENIFTETTIFSFSTIQNRIKQLAFLNKGLEISLVDLREEDEEKSVVYQFNNGIKDYVLELNKTIGTPINDVFYVEGIEDNIIVECGIQYNDNYLENIFSFCNNINTHEGGTHEEGIKLAIVHELNNYFKNINKNNKGNEDKFTWDDIKEGMTTIISIRHPDPQYEGQTKKKLGNSEVKKNVSNVVGKGLSSYLLENPEDAKKIIEKISISLKARIAAQRAKEITRRKTVMDHFSLPGKLADCETKDSKIAELYIVEGDSAGGSAKSGRNRRFQAILPLRGKILNVEKAKQLKVFENNEINSIITALGTGIKDNFNGKKLRYQKVIIMTDADVDGTHIRILLLTFFYRYMKDLIENGNIYIAQPPLYKIQNGNNILYVYSDNELDLYKEELLNKNIKNYTIQRYKGLGEMNPEQLWETTMDPEQRLLLKVSVNNAFEANLICSELMGENVEPRKKFIRENAKYVKNLDV, encoded by the coding sequence ATGGGTGATAATTATAGTTCAGAGTCAATTCAAATTTTAGAGGGGTTAGAAGCAGTTCAAAAACGACCAGGGATGTATATTGGCGCAACAAATGTCAGGGGTTTACATCATTTAGTTTGAGAAATTATTGATAACTCAATTGATGAAGTTTTAGTTAATTTTGCTAATAAAATTAAAATTATCATTAATAAAGATCAATCAATTACCATTGTTGATAATGGACGGGGAATTCCAATTGAAATTCACCCAAAAACAAATGTTTCAACTGTTGAAACTGTTTTTACCATTTTACATGCAGGGGGAAAATTTGATTCAAATACCTATAAAATTTCTGGAGGATTACATGGGGTTGGAGCTAGTGTTGTTAATGCATTAAGCAAATATTTAAAAGTCGAAGTTAAAAAAAATAATAAAGAATATGTGATGGAATTTCATAATGGAGGAAAAATTTTAACGCCAGTTAAAGAGAGTGGACCAACTTCTGAAACAGGAACAACAGTTACTTTTTTACCAGATGAAAATATTTTTACTGAAACAACAATTTTTAGTTTTTCAACAATTCAAAATCGCATTAAACAATTAGCTTTTTTAAATAAAGGGTTAGAAATATCATTAGTTGATTTACGAGAAGAAGATGAGGAAAAATCTGTTGTTTATCAATTTAACAATGGAATTAAAGATTATGTTTTAGAATTAAATAAAACAATTGGAACGCCCATAAACGATGTTTTTTATGTTGAAGGAATTGAGGATAATATTATTGTTGAATGTGGAATTCAGTATAATGATAATTATTTGGAAAATATTTTTTCTTTTTGTAATAATATTAATACTCATGAAGGTGGAACCCATGAAGAAGGAATTAAATTAGCGATTGTTCATGAGTTAAATAATTATTTTAAGAATATTAATAAGAATAATAAGGGGAATGAAGATAAATTTACTTGAGATGATATTAAGGAAGGAATGACAACAATAATTTCAATTCGTCATCCTGATCCCCAATATGAAGGACAAACTAAAAAAAAATTAGGAAATAGTGAAGTTAAAAAAAATGTTTCCAATGTCGTTGGAAAGGGCTTAAGTAGTTATTTATTAGAGAATCCAGAAGATGCAAAAAAAATTATTGAAAAGATAAGTATATCCTTAAAAGCAAGAATTGCTGCACAACGGGCAAAAGAAATAACACGACGTAAAACTGTAATGGATCATTTTTCATTACCAGGCAAATTAGCTGATTGTGAAACAAAGGATTCTAAAATTGCTGAGCTTTATATTGTTGAGGGGGATTCTGCTGGTGGAAGTGCTAAATCGGGCCGAAATCGAAGATTTCAAGCAATCTTACCCTTACGAGGGAAGATTTTAAATGTTGAAAAAGCTAAACAATTAAAAGTATTTGAAAACAATGAAATTAACTCAATTATTACCGCTTTAGGAACTGGAATTAAAGATAATTTTAATGGTAAAAAATTACGTTATCAAAAAGTAATTATTATGACAGATGCCGATGTTGATGGGACCCATATTCGAATTTTATTATTAACTTTCTTTTATCGCTATATGAAAGATTTAATTGAAAATGGCAATATTTATATTGCTCAACCACCACTATATAAAATCCAAAATGGTAATAATATTCTTTATGTATATAGTGATAATGAATTAGATCTTTATAAAGAAGAATTATTAAACAAAAATATTAAAAATTATACAATTCAACGCTATAAAGGATTAGGAGAAATGAATCCAGAACAGCTATGAGAAACAACAATGGATCCAGAACAACGATTACTATTGAAAGTATCTGTTAATAATGCGTTTGAAGCAAATTTAATTTGTAGTGAATTAATGGGTGAAAATGTCGAACCACGAAAAAAATTTATTCGTGAAAATGCAAAATATGTTAAAAATTTAGATGTTTAA
- the gyrA gene encoding DNA gyrase subunit A gives MKPENDGYDYDGKIHDIDIADEIKNGFLDYAMSVIVSRAIPNVRDGLKPVHRRIIYAMWGLNMTYDKQHKKSARIVGEVIGKYHPHGDAAVYEAMVRMAQYFSYRYPLIDGHGNFGSMDGDAPAAMRYTEAKMSKIAGELIKDIEKETTIFNDNYDGSESEPSFLPGYFPNLLVNGASGIAVGMATNIPPHNLNEIIDGVIAVTKNPEITTIELMKIIKGPDFPTGALITAGNGLIKAYEMGNGTITIRSKIDIEEINNKRRIIVSEIPYQINKAKLLERIAELIRDKIINGISDLRDESNMEGVRIVLELKRDAQENVILNKLYKLTPLQTNFSLNILALYKNQPKVMGLKQILKYFIEHQIDIIIKRSQFELKKNRSRLIILEGLKIALDHIDEVIAIIKKSQTTQIASEALINKFNLVTEQARTILEMRLQRLTGLEIEKINHEISDIKIAIKELEEIINNSEKQVVIMITELKEIKKKYGDKRRSQIINEELTKIDPEELIRREDILIMLTQDGYVKRVADDTFKLQNRGGKGIIGLANMEDSLKKIISANSIDSLLIFSNFGKVYKLRAYQIQTYSRHARGLPIINLIAIDKTESIQTIIAIDETISTEDNLFFVTKKGLIKKIKLSEFNQIRQTGKVAIELKNKDELVSVIITKGQDDVIIGNNIGKVIHFNEEEIRPMSRQSIGVKGIVNDDVGETIGVSSGRSAKYVLSITANGYAKKTLIKDYRLTGRNTKGVKSMNLTDKTGYLKFVQAVSGEEDILVGAKKGNIIRVSLEQIPLFGRTTSGVKIMRLEQDDKLEVIEILKKKINIEGER, from the coding sequence ATGAAACCAGAAAATGATGGCTATGATTATGATGGTAAAATTCATGATATTGATATTGCCGATGAAATAAAAAATGGATTTTTAGATTATGCAATGTCAGTTATTGTTTCACGAGCAATTCCTAATGTTCGTGATGGTTTAAAACCGGTTCATCGGCGTATTATTTATGCAATGTGAGGTTTAAATATGACTTACGATAAACAACATAAAAAATCAGCGCGAATTGTTGGGGAAGTAATTGGGAAATATCATCCCCATGGTGATGCAGCCGTTTATGAAGCGATGGTCCGAATGGCCCAATATTTTTCTTATCGTTATCCGTTAATTGATGGACATGGAAATTTTGGCTCAATGGATGGTGATGCTCCAGCGGCAATGCGGTATACAGAAGCAAAAATGAGTAAAATTGCTGGTGAATTAATTAAAGACATTGAAAAAGAAACAACAATTTTTAATGATAATTATGATGGTAGTGAAAGTGAACCAAGTTTTTTACCAGGGTATTTTCCTAATTTACTAGTTAATGGAGCTAGTGGAATTGCGGTTGGAATGGCAACTAATATTCCACCTCATAATTTAAATGAAATAATTGATGGGGTTATTGCGGTAACAAAAAACCCGGAAATAACAACCATTGAATTAATGAAAATTATTAAAGGTCCTGATTTTCCAACTGGGGCATTAATTACCGCTGGTAATGGTTTAATCAAGGCTTATGAGATGGGGAATGGAACAATTACAATTCGTTCAAAAATTGATATTGAAGAAATCAATAATAAAAGACGAATCATTGTTTCTGAAATTCCTTATCAAATTAATAAAGCAAAATTATTGGAACGAATTGCTGAATTAATTCGCGATAAAATTATTAATGGAATTAGTGATCTACGGGACGAATCAAACATGGAAGGGGTGCGCATTGTTTTAGAATTAAAACGTGATGCACAAGAAAATGTTATTTTAAATAAGTTATATAAATTAACGCCCTTACAAACTAACTTTTCATTAAATATTTTAGCATTGTATAAAAACCAACCAAAAGTAATGGGATTAAAACAAATTTTAAAATATTTTATTGAGCATCAAATTGATATTATTATTAAGCGTAGTCAATTTGAACTAAAGAAAAATCGTAGTCGTTTAATAATCTTAGAAGGGTTAAAAATTGCCCTTGATCATATTGATGAAGTAATTGCAATTATTAAAAAATCGCAAACAACACAAATTGCTAGTGAGGCTTTAATTAATAAATTTAATTTAGTAACCGAGCAAGCTCGTACAATCTTAGAAATGCGTTTACAACGCTTAACAGGATTAGAAATTGAAAAAATTAATCATGAAATTAGTGATATTAAGATTGCAATTAAGGAGTTAGAAGAAATTATTAACAATAGTGAAAAGCAAGTTGTCATTATGATTACGGAGTTAAAAGAAATTAAAAAAAAATATGGTGATAAACGGCGAAGCCAAATTATTAATGAAGAATTAACGAAAATTGATCCAGAAGAATTAATTCGACGAGAAGATATTTTAATTATGTTAACACAAGATGGTTATGTTAAGCGAGTTGCTGATGATACGTTTAAATTACAAAATCGTGGTGGCAAAGGGATTATTGGTTTAGCTAATATGGAAGATAGTTTGAAAAAAATTATTAGTGCTAATAGTATTGATTCGCTATTAATTTTTTCCAATTTTGGAAAAGTTTATAAATTACGAGCGTATCAAATTCAAACATATTCGCGGCATGCCCGGGGGTTACCAATTATTAATTTAATTGCGATTGATAAAACAGAAAGTATTCAAACAATTATTGCAATTGATGAAACAATTTCAACCGAAGATAATTTATTCTTTGTAACGAAAAAAGGTTTGATTAAAAAAATAAAACTAAGTGAATTTAATCAAATTAGACAAACAGGAAAAGTTGCAATTGAATTAAAAAATAAAGATGAGTTAGTAAGTGTCATTATTACAAAAGGACAAGATGATGTAATTATTGGAAATAATATTGGAAAAGTAATTCATTTTAATGAAGAAGAAATTAGGCCAATGAGTCGCCAATCAATTGGGGTCAAAGGAATTGTTAATGATGATGTTGGTGAAACAATTGGGGTAAGTTCAGGACGGTCTGCCAAATATGTTTTATCAATAACTGCAAATGGTTATGCAAAGAAAACATTAATTAAAGATTATCGTTTAACAGGACGAAATACTAAGGGTGTTAAGTCAATGAACTTAACAGATAAAACAGGATATTTAAAATTTGTTCAGGCTGTTAGTGGGGAAGAAGACATTTTAGTTGGAGCAAAAAAAGGAAATATTATTCGCGTTTCGTTGGAACAAATTCCCTTATTTGGTCGAACAACATCGGGTGTTAAGATTATGCGATTAGAACAAGATGATAAATTAGAAGTTATTGAAATTTTAAAAAAGAAAATTAACATTGAAGGAGAAAGATAG